One stretch of Micromonospora cremea DNA includes these proteins:
- a CDS encoding beta-L-arabinofuranosidase domain-containing protein — protein MSKQFSRRNLLRIGALAAAAPAAMTLAPTAPAIGSGGTPGDRGGAGSKHPRPGWEAANWRVKPFALNQVALRDGIFQQKRDRMLNYARNYPGTGGVFDGPDRMLHLFRVNAGLSAPGTWPGGWDTPNHLLRGHFTGHYLTMLSQCWADTGEEVFLDKLDYLVEELGKCQRALDARPVGRVPGRSGKAVRLSDPHPNQYVLLPAGILADVADVTITAWVNLVAAQNNAKVFSFGTGGNVHLSLIARVSATNPGPRFAITNSGTSAEQRIAGDSIPVPVGQWAHVAVTLSAADGTGRLYVNGVEAGTAAITLTPASLGATGNNWIGRGQSNNDPLLNTSVDDFRIYRRALSGTEVQALAAEQASAPAGSPADLVAWYRFDTDGETASDHSGNRRDATIIGTSYHGFLAAFPEGQFSRLEPPTLQPNSGPNAVWAVWYTCHKIMRGLLNAYHLTGNEEALDIAFRMGDWAHQRLSRYSQDELDRMWNIYSAGEAGSMNEVMAELSALAHGSEKRAQYLATAKAFTFTTLFDASIAERDELNGRHANQYMAPNIGYLRIFEGTGDRDFHVAAKHFWSMVVPHRTFSNGGAGRSEHFGPRGVITAGFTSSSDPRHAETCCAYNMLRLTRNLFFHDPDPAYMDFYEKALHNQILSSRRDVDSVTSTEVTYHQNMWPGRSRRIGNTVEYSRYGGNGSCCNGTGLESHTKYQETIYFHSADESTLYVNLFIASTLTWRDRGFVITQETRYPTEGLSRLRFEQGGGRLKVRLRVPAWATQGYTVRVNGRGQRLEAEPGSYVTLDRRWNRGDTIDIDMPMSFRVEKALDDKSVQSIMYGPTLMVVRDATPSYREFSFYRDLKLNGDLANSIQSTDVPMHFTTHGYTLAPYYISDPVPGEFNAYHPYVKRIEPEVVFGTVGSGVPNDGVRDENGETFLDRVWAEAPFASHGHFLHRVRQVSTEWVTAGRHTEEQRQAILDAATQARRDLDG, from the coding sequence GTGAGCAAGCAATTCTCCCGGCGGAACCTGTTGCGCATTGGCGCGTTGGCGGCCGCCGCCCCGGCCGCGATGACCCTCGCGCCAACCGCGCCCGCAATCGGTTCGGGCGGTACCCCCGGCGACCGGGGCGGCGCCGGAAGCAAACACCCACGGCCGGGCTGGGAGGCCGCCAACTGGCGGGTCAAGCCCTTCGCGCTGAACCAGGTCGCTCTGCGCGACGGCATCTTCCAGCAGAAGCGCGACCGGATGCTCAACTACGCCCGGAACTACCCCGGCACCGGCGGTGTTTTCGACGGGCCGGACCGCATGCTGCACCTGTTCCGGGTCAACGCCGGCCTGTCCGCTCCCGGGACCTGGCCGGGCGGTTGGGACACGCCAAATCACCTGCTGCGCGGCCACTTCACCGGCCACTACCTGACGATGCTGTCGCAATGTTGGGCCGACACGGGCGAGGAGGTCTTCCTCGACAAGCTCGACTACCTGGTCGAGGAACTGGGCAAGTGTCAACGGGCGCTGGATGCCCGGCCGGTGGGTAGGGTGCCGGGCCGTTCGGGCAAGGCGGTACGGCTCAGCGACCCGCACCCCAACCAGTACGTCCTGCTGCCCGCGGGCATCCTGGCGGACGTCGCGGACGTCACCATCACAGCCTGGGTGAACCTCGTGGCGGCGCAGAACAACGCCAAGGTCTTCAGCTTTGGCACGGGTGGAAACGTCCACCTCTCACTGATCGCGCGGGTCTCGGCGACCAACCCCGGTCCGCGTTTCGCGATCACCAACAGCGGCACCAGCGCCGAGCAGCGGATCGCCGGCGACAGCATTCCCGTCCCAGTCGGTCAGTGGGCGCACGTCGCGGTCACCCTCTCCGCCGCGGACGGCACCGGTCGGCTCTACGTCAACGGGGTCGAGGCCGGCACGGCCGCCATCACGCTCACCCCGGCGAGCCTCGGTGCGACCGGCAACAACTGGATCGGGCGCGGGCAGAGCAACAACGATCCGCTGCTGAACACGTCGGTCGACGACTTCCGGATCTATCGTCGGGCGCTGAGCGGGACCGAGGTGCAGGCGCTCGCTGCTGAACAGGCGTCGGCCCCGGCCGGGTCCCCGGCAGACCTGGTCGCCTGGTACCGCTTCGACACCGACGGCGAGACCGCAAGCGACCACTCGGGCAACCGGCGGGACGCGACGATCATCGGCACCAGCTACCACGGTTTCCTGGCCGCGTTCCCGGAGGGCCAGTTCAGCCGCCTCGAGCCGCCGACACTGCAGCCCAACAGCGGGCCGAACGCGGTCTGGGCGGTCTGGTACACCTGCCACAAGATCATGCGAGGGCTGCTCAACGCGTACCACCTGACCGGCAACGAGGAAGCCCTCGACATCGCCTTCCGGATGGGCGACTGGGCCCACCAGCGGCTCAGCCGGTACAGCCAGGATGAGCTAGATCGAATGTGGAATATCTACAGTGCGGGCGAGGCCGGGTCGATGAACGAGGTGATGGCGGAACTCTCGGCGCTGGCCCACGGCTCCGAGAAACGGGCGCAGTACCTGGCGACGGCGAAGGCTTTCACCTTCACCACCCTGTTCGACGCCTCCATCGCCGAGCGCGACGAGCTCAACGGGCGCCACGCCAACCAGTACATGGCGCCGAACATCGGCTACCTGCGGATTTTCGAGGGGACCGGTGACCGGGACTTCCACGTCGCGGCCAAGCACTTCTGGTCGATGGTGGTGCCGCACCGCACCTTCAGCAACGGCGGTGCCGGCCGGAGCGAGCACTTCGGCCCGCGCGGCGTCATCACCGCCGGATTCACCTCATCGTCGGACCCGAGACACGCTGAGACCTGCTGCGCCTACAACATGCTGCGGCTGACCCGGAACCTTTTCTTCCACGACCCGGATCCGGCCTACATGGACTTCTACGAGAAGGCCCTGCACAACCAGATCCTCAGCTCGCGGCGGGACGTGGACAGCGTGACCAGCACCGAGGTGACGTACCACCAGAACATGTGGCCGGGCCGCTCCCGCCGGATCGGTAACACCGTCGAATACAGCCGGTACGGCGGCAACGGCAGTTGCTGCAACGGCACGGGACTGGAGAGCCACACCAAGTACCAGGAGACCATCTATTTCCATTCGGCCGACGAGTCGACGCTCTATGTCAATCTCTTCATCGCCTCGACTCTCACCTGGCGCGACCGGGGCTTTGTCATCACCCAGGAGACGCGGTACCCGACCGAGGGTTTGAGCCGGCTCCGCTTCGAGCAGGGTGGCGGGCGGTTGAAGGTCCGGCTGCGGGTGCCGGCGTGGGCGACGCAGGGCTACACGGTACGGGTCAACGGGCGCGGCCAGCGGCTGGAGGCCGAGCCCGGCAGCTACGTCACCCTCGACCGGCGCTGGAACCGCGGCGACACGATCGACATCGACATGCCGATGAGCTTCCGGGTGGAGAAGGCCCTCGACGACAAGTCGGTCCAGTCGATCATGTATGGCCCGACCCTGATGGTGGTCCGCGACGCGACGCCGAGCTACCGCGAGTTCAGCTTCTATCGCGACCTCAAGCTCAACGGCGATCTGGCCAATTCGATCCAATCGACCGACGTGCCGATGCACTTCACCACGCACGGCTACACACTGGCGCCGTACTACATCTCCGACCCGGTGCCCGGCGAGTTCAACGCCTACCACCCGTACGTCAAGCGGATCGAGCCCGAGGTGGTCTTCGGCACGGTCGGGTCGGGAGTGCCCAACGACGGCGTACGCGACGAGAACGGCGAGACCTTCCTCGACCGGGTCTGGGCCGAGGCACCGTTCGCCAGCCACGGGCACTTCCTCCACCGTGTGCGGCAGGTTTCGACCGAGTGGGTCACCGCCGGCCGGCACACCGAGGAGCAGCGGCAGGCGATCCTCGACGCCGCCACCCAGGCGCGGCGCGACCTGGACGGCTGA
- a CDS encoding NPCBM/NEW2 domain-containing protein, translating into MITPFAESDLVGVRKSVSLRGGEMDAVDGQTLAIDGTTYAKGIGTHAPSDVTVWLGGACSQLRAAVGIDDEAPSPARSRSRSSATVGNSPTPGSSGPLGVDVGGVRMVTLKVTDGGGGGTSTTPTGARFG; encoded by the coding sequence ATGATCACGCCGTTCGCAGAGTCTGATCTTGTAGGTGTCAGAAAGTCGGTCAGCCTACGCGGCGGGGAGATGGACGCCGTCGACGGGCAGACGCTGGCCATCGACGGCACGACGTACGCCAAGGGCATCGGCACTCACGCGCCCAGCGACGTCACCGTGTGGCTGGGCGGCGCGTGCAGCCAGTTGCGAGCCGCGGTCGGCATCGACGACGAGGCGCCCAGTCCGGCTCGGTCGCGTTCCAGGTCTTCGGCGACGGTCGGCAACTCGCCGACACCGGGGTCGTCCGGCCCGCTCGGCGTCGACGTCGGCGGAGTGCGCATGGTGACCTTGAAGGTCACCGACGGTGGGGGCGGAGGAACTTCGACCACGCCGACTGGGGCGAGGTTCGGGTGA
- a CDS encoding DUF2848 family protein, with the protein MPDTPLITLTVAGTADQIHLSDPRLIVAGYTGRDHQAVQAHIDELAHIGVTPPPRVPMFYELNADLLTTDASVDVAGDKTSGEVEPVLVFHRGRFYLGVGSDHTDRELETQSIANSKAAAPKPMGAAVVPLVSIEDRWDEIVVTCRTDRQPYQQGRLAAMLTPQQLLGKLEANGTKLTADTVMFCGTLPLLTGEFVYGTRYEMEMHLPDGQSLTHAYQVKNRSV; encoded by the coding sequence GTGCCTGACACGCCCCTGATCACTCTCACAGTCGCCGGCACAGCCGACCAGATCCACCTCTCCGATCCCAGGCTCATCGTGGCGGGCTACACCGGCCGCGACCACCAAGCGGTCCAAGCGCACATTGACGAACTGGCCCACATCGGCGTCACACCGCCACCACGCGTCCCGATGTTCTACGAGCTGAACGCTGACCTCCTAACGACGGACGCCTCCGTCGACGTAGCCGGTGACAAGACCTCTGGGGAGGTGGAACCGGTTCTGGTGTTCCACCGGGGGCGCTTCTACCTCGGTGTTGGCAGTGACCACACGGACCGCGAACTCGAAACCCAGAGCATCGCCAACTCAAAGGCGGCGGCGCCCAAACCGATGGGCGCCGCAGTGGTGCCGCTGGTGTCCATCGAAGACCGATGGGACGAAATCGTCGTGACGTGCCGAACCGATCGCCAGCCGTACCAGCAGGGCCGCCTGGCGGCGATGCTGACGCCCCAACAGCTGCTCGGCAAGTTGGAGGCCAATGGCACGAAGCTCACGGCGGACACGGTGATGTTCTGCGGGACCCTGCCGTTGCTGACCGGAGAGTTCGTCTACGGGACCAGGTACGAGATGGAGATGCACCTGCCCGACGGCCAGTCGCTGACGCACGCCTACCAGGTAAAGAACAGGAGCGTCTGA
- a CDS encoding carbon-nitrogen family hydrolase: protein MQVASPLDEPVEGRIERVGDLVAGLTDVDLVVLPELWAPGYFAFDRYDELAQHLDGPLLSTIRGWARAIGAHLHAGSVLERDPTGRLHNTAVLVDPTGEVLLDYRKIHVFGYQSLESKLLSAGQRADVADTAIGQVGMTTCYDLRFPELYRHLVDQGAELVIVPAAWPAARLEHWKLFTRTRAVENQVFLLACNAVGKQGDVELAGHSVVVDPWGRVLAEAGSGEEVLYTEIDRATVTEIRHEFPVLQDRRLRNQAAFG, encoded by the coding sequence GTGCAGGTCGCCAGCCCTTTGGACGAGCCGGTCGAAGGTCGCATCGAGCGTGTCGGCGACCTTGTTGCCGGCCTCACCGACGTCGACCTGGTGGTCCTCCCGGAGTTGTGGGCCCCTGGCTACTTCGCATTCGACCGCTATGACGAACTTGCGCAGCACCTCGACGGACCGCTCCTCTCCACGATCAGGGGCTGGGCCCGAGCGATCGGGGCCCACTTGCACGCCGGCAGCGTGCTCGAACGGGACCCAACCGGTCGCCTTCACAACACCGCCGTACTCGTCGATCCGACCGGTGAGGTGCTGTTGGACTACCGCAAGATCCACGTTTTCGGCTATCAGTCCCTCGAGTCGAAACTCCTCAGCGCCGGTCAGCGGGCGGACGTGGCGGACACCGCCATCGGCCAGGTCGGCATGACGACCTGCTACGACCTCCGCTTCCCGGAGCTGTACCGGCACCTCGTCGACCAGGGTGCAGAGCTCGTCATCGTGCCGGCCGCCTGGCCGGCCGCACGCCTTGAGCACTGGAAGCTCTTCACCCGAACCCGTGCGGTCGAGAACCAGGTGTTCTTGCTGGCCTGCAACGCCGTCGGGAAGCAGGGCGACGTCGAGCTGGCCGGCCACAGCGTCGTGGTCGATCCCTGGGGACGCGTGCTGGCCGAAGCAGGCTCCGGCGAGGAGGTCCTGTACACCGAGATCGACCGTGCCACAGTCACGGAAATACGGCACGAGTTCCCCGTGCTTCAAGACCGCCGGCTACGCAATCAGGCGGCCTTCGGCTGA
- a CDS encoding aldehyde dehydrogenase family protein, protein MHDPTQHPELSTVFDSLAARAPRLLIDNEWVTPSSGAVRRTLNPSTGTEFASYAVAGPVDVAAAVDAARDAQRTWARTTLGERARCFERLALAIENRAHEIAVVDAIDAGLPIQRMFGDIAGATRSLRGWPGLAGALRGDVLPDDDTLHYTRYKPYGVVAKIVAYNHPFLFAVKGSLAALTAGNAVVLKVADQTPMSALLLGDLVRETFPPGVFNIITGDAHTGDALVTHPDVRRIGFTGSAATGRLIQRRAAEQAVRSVSLELGGKNPMIVFADVDVARTAREVVKAMNLRANAGQSCGSTSRLFVHADVHDAFVEALAREFSALTLGPAYDRAVDMGPLINARHAGRTRDFIKGAAAEGATLISGGLDDPRVPQQGFFVAPTLFTDVEPHSRIAQEEVFGPVVSVFRWSDYTTMLRDVNSVEYGLTASVWTNDVSNALRLADDVEAGYVWVNDSTTHYWGTPFGGWKNSGLGREECMEELLSYLQTKSVHVKLTA, encoded by the coding sequence ATGCACGACCCGACGCAGCACCCCGAACTCTCGACCGTCTTTGACTCGCTGGCGGCCCGGGCCCCGCGCCTGCTGATCGACAACGAGTGGGTCACGCCCTCCTCCGGGGCCGTGCGCCGCACACTGAACCCTTCCACCGGCACCGAGTTCGCCAGCTACGCCGTCGCCGGTCCGGTCGACGTGGCCGCCGCGGTCGACGCGGCCAGGGACGCCCAGCGAACCTGGGCGCGCACGACGCTCGGTGAACGAGCTCGCTGCTTCGAGCGCCTCGCGCTGGCCATCGAGAACCGCGCCCACGAGATCGCCGTGGTGGACGCGATCGACGCCGGGCTGCCCATCCAGCGAATGTTCGGCGATATCGCCGGGGCGACGAGGTCACTGCGAGGTTGGCCAGGGCTCGCGGGCGCGCTACGAGGTGACGTCCTGCCCGACGATGACACCCTGCACTACACGCGCTACAAGCCGTACGGGGTCGTGGCCAAGATCGTGGCCTACAACCACCCTTTCCTGTTCGCGGTCAAAGGCAGCCTGGCAGCGCTCACCGCGGGCAACGCCGTAGTGCTGAAGGTCGCCGACCAAACGCCCATGTCGGCGCTGCTTCTCGGAGACCTGGTCCGGGAGACCTTCCCTCCAGGAGTCTTCAACATCATCACCGGCGACGCGCACACCGGCGACGCGCTGGTGACGCATCCTGACGTCCGCCGCATCGGTTTCACCGGCAGCGCAGCGACAGGCCGCCTCATCCAGCGCCGTGCCGCCGAACAGGCCGTGCGATCGGTGTCGCTGGAACTGGGCGGAAAGAACCCAATGATCGTCTTCGCTGACGTTGACGTAGCGCGCACCGCCCGTGAGGTCGTGAAGGCGATGAATCTGCGCGCCAACGCCGGCCAGTCATGCGGCTCAACGTCACGGCTGTTCGTCCACGCCGACGTGCACGACGCGTTCGTCGAGGCGTTGGCCCGTGAGTTCTCCGCCCTGACGCTGGGCCCCGCCTACGACCGCGCCGTCGACATGGGCCCTCTGATCAACGCCCGTCATGCCGGCAGAACACGCGACTTCATCAAGGGAGCGGCCGCGGAAGGCGCGACCCTAATCTCGGGCGGACTCGACGACCCCCGTGTTCCGCAACAGGGCTTCTTCGTCGCTCCGACCCTCTTCACCGACGTCGAGCCGCATTCGAGGATCGCGCAGGAGGAGGTCTTCGGTCCGGTGGTGTCCGTGTTCCGCTGGAGCGACTACACGACGATGTTGCGCGACGTGAACAGCGTCGAGTACGGACTCACCGCAAGCGTCTGGACGAATGACGTGAGCAACGCGCTCCGACTCGCCGATGACGTGGAAGCGGGTTACGTCTGGGTCAACGACAGCACGACCCACTACTGGGGAACGCCCTTCGGCGGATGGAAGAACAGCGGCCTCGGACGGGAGGAGTGCATGGAGGAGCTGTTGAGCTACCTGCAGACCAAGAGCGTCCACGTGAAGCTCACCGCCTGA
- a CDS encoding ABC transporter substrate-binding protein: MRLAVPDLISNSYFPAVAAVELGLMREEGLDVTLELLFPVTDAAAALRDGEIDFLAGAAHAPLYDVRAWDDTTLVAALSSNMYWYLVVAADSPIDAGSWTSLRDVRIGAAPGPDTGLRQLLVDAGLDLDEARIDIAPVPGADAPSVSFGVTAAQALEQGRIDAFWANGMGAEVAVRDGIGKIIFDARRCDGEAAGFTFPALMTSRRLAATSPEVVSAAVRAIVRAQRALRKDPSLAEKVADGLFPPMETGLIANLVERDLPFYNPAINDSAVASLRDFACRAALPGAGGSFVRAVAREFAPLWSS; encoded by the coding sequence ATGCGACTGGCTGTTCCCGACCTGATCTCGAACTCGTACTTTCCTGCCGTTGCGGCGGTGGAGCTTGGTCTCATGCGCGAGGAAGGCCTCGACGTCACGTTGGAGCTGCTCTTCCCGGTCACCGACGCGGCCGCCGCGCTGCGCGATGGCGAGATCGACTTCCTGGCTGGTGCCGCGCATGCGCCGCTGTACGACGTGCGAGCGTGGGACGACACGACGCTCGTCGCCGCGCTGTCGAGCAACATGTACTGGTACCTCGTCGTGGCGGCGGACTCGCCCATTGACGCCGGCTCGTGGACATCGCTGCGCGACGTGCGGATCGGCGCGGCGCCCGGCCCTGACACAGGTCTCCGCCAGCTCCTGGTCGATGCCGGCCTCGATCTCGACGAGGCTCGGATCGACATCGCTCCGGTTCCGGGCGCTGACGCCCCCAGCGTTTCGTTCGGCGTCACCGCCGCACAGGCGCTCGAGCAAGGCCGCATCGACGCGTTCTGGGCCAACGGCATGGGCGCCGAGGTCGCGGTTCGCGACGGCATCGGCAAGATCATCTTCGACGCACGGCGCTGCGACGGCGAAGCCGCTGGCTTCACGTTCCCTGCCCTCATGACGTCGCGGAGGCTGGCTGCCACGTCGCCAGAGGTCGTGTCCGCCGCCGTCCGCGCGATCGTCCGCGCACAGCGGGCCCTCCGGAAGGATCCGTCTCTGGCCGAGAAGGTCGCCGACGGCCTCTTCCCGCCAATGGAGACAGGGCTGATCGCGAACCTCGTAGAGCGAGACCTTCCCTTCTACAACCCCGCCATCAACGACAGCGCCGTTGCGAGCCTGCGGGACTTCGCGTGCCGCGCTGCCCTGCCAGGGGCCGGGGGCTCCTTCGTGCGAGCGGTCGCTAGGGAGTTCGCCCCCCTGTGGTCCTCATGA
- a CDS encoding cupin domain-containing protein produces the protein MPKPELEFVSIEKTAFTPCEGVVPQLTERVLARDPERGVATRILRFEPQTDTTPNGVQSHDFWEEVYILEGSITDLRLGQTFTAGDYACRPPGMKHGPWKSEEGCLTFEVRYEA, from the coding sequence ATGCCGAAGCCCGAGCTGGAGTTCGTCTCCATTGAAAAGACCGCGTTCACACCGTGTGAGGGCGTGGTACCCCAGCTGACCGAAAGAGTCCTCGCCCGCGACCCGGAGCGCGGCGTGGCGACGCGGATCCTCCGCTTCGAGCCGCAGACGGACACGACGCCGAACGGTGTGCAGTCTCATGACTTCTGGGAGGAGGTCTACATCCTGGAGGGCTCCATCACGGACCTGCGGTTGGGGCAGACGTTCACCGCAGGGGACTACGCGTGTCGCCCGCCCGGCATGAAGCACGGCCCGTGGAAGTCCGAGGAGGGCTGCCTCACCTTTGAGGTCAGGTACGAGGCGTGA
- a CDS encoding ABC transporter substrate-binding protein — MKLRAVPRLAAVFAISAATMLSGCSAGSGKGSASNGTTWKVGVMPCTSDCGFLRMAQAKGFYKEQGVNVEFVELKSAEQVYPALASGEVDAIEQSPGGLYIAAQQGGLNAKVIGSSMEGNPFAIFANKKYDSISDLKGKSVGISSPTGLPALVAKLMLKDAGVDWTSVQKVNAGGNPDRYRAVVAGTVDATADATDYVPRAEKDGVNVLGLSADIIPDYPRYMIIAREDSLKKKDDLATGYLAGLIEGLRYAYDHPDEARKISAEALKVSPDDPMVTFTHDVIVEKKLVDPDAGIDMKKLEYLEKVLQESGDLKKSIDVKSLVDDSYQQAALKRLED; from the coding sequence ATGAAGCTGAGAGCCGTCCCCCGCCTCGCAGCTGTCTTCGCCATCAGCGCGGCCACGATGCTCAGTGGATGCAGCGCTGGATCCGGCAAGGGCAGCGCGTCGAACGGCACCACCTGGAAGGTGGGTGTCATGCCCTGTACCAGCGACTGCGGCTTCTTGCGCATGGCGCAGGCAAAGGGCTTTTACAAGGAGCAGGGCGTCAACGTCGAGTTCGTCGAGCTCAAGAGCGCGGAGCAGGTCTACCCGGCGCTGGCTTCCGGCGAGGTGGACGCCATCGAGCAGAGCCCCGGCGGACTCTACATCGCCGCGCAGCAAGGAGGTCTCAACGCAAAGGTGATTGGTTCCTCAATGGAGGGCAACCCTTTCGCGATCTTCGCTAACAAGAAGTACGACTCGATTTCGGACCTCAAGGGCAAGAGTGTGGGCATCTCGTCGCCGACAGGACTTCCAGCCCTCGTTGCCAAGCTGATGCTGAAAGACGCCGGCGTCGACTGGACGTCGGTCCAGAAGGTGAACGCGGGCGGCAACCCCGACCGGTACCGGGCGGTGGTGGCGGGCACGGTCGACGCGACGGCCGACGCCACGGACTACGTCCCCCGGGCCGAGAAGGACGGCGTGAACGTCCTCGGCCTTTCCGCCGACATCATCCCCGACTATCCGCGCTACATGATCATCGCTCGCGAGGACAGCCTCAAGAAGAAGGACGACCTGGCCACGGGGTACCTGGCGGGCCTAATCGAGGGTCTGCGGTACGCGTACGACCACCCGGACGAGGCCAGGAAGATCTCCGCGGAGGCGCTGAAGGTGAGCCCGGACGACCCCATGGTCACGTTCACCCACGACGTCATCGTCGAGAAGAAGCTGGTCGATCCCGACGCCGGCATCGACATGAAAAAGCTCGAGTACCTGGAAAAGGTGCTGCAGGAGTCCGGTGATCTCAAGAAGTCGATCGATGTGAAGTCCCTCGTCGATGACTCGTACCAGCAAGCCGCGCTGAAGCGTTTGGAGGACTGA
- a CDS encoding ABC transporter ATP-binding protein, with amino-acid sequence MQASSTAGKTQASPPTTPPAQSQPRVVIDSVSKDFTVSDRKGSQPLKALDRVSLSINDGEIVALTGLSGCGKTTLLRIIMGLERATSGTVTVGDKVVTGCGFDRGLVFQHAELFPWRTALQNVEFGLEVKGVPKAERRRIAREKLELVGLGAAMDRRPNQLSGGMKQRVGLARALSIEPQVLLMDEPFGALDAQTREGLQLEVLRVHRETGKTIIFVTHDLDEAVLLADRVVLMSPNPGRVDHIFDIPISGPREDLFAIRGLDEFAHTRYEIWRRLMARVHENSEAAHGIDPQGRDRGGDR; translated from the coding sequence ATGCAGGCAAGCAGCACCGCCGGGAAGACGCAGGCGAGCCCTCCGACGACTCCACCGGCCCAGTCGCAGCCGAGGGTCGTCATCGACAGCGTCTCCAAGGACTTCACCGTCTCGGATCGCAAGGGAAGTCAGCCTCTGAAGGCCCTGGACCGAGTGTCGTTGTCGATCAACGACGGCGAGATCGTCGCCCTGACCGGCTTGAGCGGCTGCGGCAAGACCACCTTGCTGCGCATCATCATGGGGTTGGAGCGGGCGACCAGCGGCACCGTGACCGTGGGCGACAAAGTGGTCACTGGATGCGGTTTTGACCGCGGTCTGGTGTTCCAGCACGCCGAGCTCTTCCCGTGGCGGACGGCCCTTCAGAATGTGGAGTTCGGGCTCGAGGTGAAGGGCGTGCCGAAGGCGGAGCGTCGCCGAATCGCCCGCGAGAAGCTCGAACTCGTGGGCCTGGGCGCCGCGATGGACAGGCGTCCCAACCAGCTTTCCGGTGGCATGAAGCAGCGTGTCGGTCTGGCCCGGGCGCTCAGCATTGAACCGCAAGTGCTCCTCATGGACGAGCCCTTCGGAGCGCTCGACGCGCAGACTCGCGAGGGTCTTCAGCTCGAGGTGCTGCGCGTTCACCGCGAGACCGGCAAGACAATCATCTTCGTCACGCACGACCTGGACGAAGCCGTTCTGCTCGCGGACCGGGTCGTGCTGATGTCGCCGAACCCGGGCCGCGTGGATCACATCTTCGACATTCCGATCTCCGGGCCGCGCGAGGACCTGTTCGCGATCCGCGGTCTCGACGAGTTCGCCCACACGAGGTACGAGATCTGGCGCCGGCTCATGGCGCGGGTCCACGAGAACAGTGAAGCCGCGCACGGCATCGACCCGCAGGGCCGCGATCGAGGAGGAGACCGATGA
- a CDS encoding ABC transporter permease — MTSLAQKRTSTRQGPDPTAVAKRRRVLRGRHTYTLVTIASLLVLLVAWEIFGRRMNPIFASYPTAIAVSFRDQLADGTLFTALLDSLKPLLLGYLIAAVAGIPVGLLLGRYRAVEAALGIYVTGGYAMPMVAFIPLLILWFGLGFAVKVAVVVVMTVFPIVISTWAGVNAVSKPLLEVGKSFMASETAIMRKIILPATVPHIMTGLRLGIGRAVIGIVIAEFFTSIGGLGGLIINAGQRFDTSALFVPVVVLMVLGIGLTRGVGWLESRVAPWYAGVSGGRDPE; from the coding sequence ATGACTTCCCTAGCGCAGAAACGCACTTCCACCCGTCAGGGACCGGACCCCACCGCTGTCGCGAAGCGGCGCCGGGTCCTGCGCGGCCGACACACCTACACGCTGGTGACCATCGCCTCCCTGTTGGTCCTGCTCGTGGCGTGGGAGATCTTCGGGCGACGGATGAACCCCATCTTCGCCTCGTACCCGACGGCCATCGCCGTCTCGTTCCGCGACCAACTCGCCGACGGGACGCTCTTCACGGCACTGCTCGACAGCCTCAAGCCGCTGCTACTCGGCTACCTGATCGCTGCTGTCGCAGGCATCCCCGTCGGCCTGCTGTTGGGCCGGTACCGGGCCGTCGAGGCAGCCCTCGGCATCTACGTGACGGGCGGCTACGCCATGCCGATGGTGGCGTTCATCCCCCTGCTGATCCTCTGGTTCGGACTCGGCTTCGCCGTCAAGGTGGCGGTGGTCGTAGTCATGACGGTCTTCCCAATCGTGATCAGTACGTGGGCGGGGGTCAACGCCGTCTCCAAGCCCCTCCTCGAGGTCGGTAAGTCCTTCATGGCCAGCGAGACCGCCATCATGCGGAAGATCATCCTGCCCGCGACAGTGCCTCACATCATGACGGGTCTGCGCCTGGGTATCGGACGCGCTGTCATCGGCATCGTGATCGCCGAGTTCTTCACCTCGATCGGTGGCCTCGGCGGCTTGATCATCAACGCGGGCCAGCGGTTTGACACGTCAGCGCTGTTCGTCCCGGTCGTCGTCCTGATGGTGCTCGGCATCGGCCTGACGCGGGGGGTCGGCTGGCTGGAGTCGCGGGTTGCCCCTTGGTACGCCGGCGTCAGCGGCGGGCGGGACCCGGAGTGA